AGAGGGGGGAGGAAAAAATGACGACAAGCCCTTAGTCTCTTACTAAACCCCGGCAACTTTTTCCGAAACGGATGCCTCCAGACCGGGAGTATCCAAACCTCATCAATGCTTTTCCGCTTGGCGACCCTTTTTACAATCTCCAAATGCCCAATATGTGGGGGATTAAAGGAGCCCCCAAAGAGGGCGACATTTTTTTTCTTCGCCACACCTTCCTCTTAGTGTAAGAGGGGGGACGTTTCCAGTTCTTTTCCCCTTTGCAGGGGGGAGTTGTTATCCGCCTCCGCCAGAAAACCCTGCCGTCTTGCGGCGGGGATGAAGGGTCCAGAGATCCGAAGCATTGGCAGAGGAGGGTCGGTGGCTACGGGGATTCCGCCAAGAAACCCCGCGGTCTTGCCGCGGGGAGCTTCATTTATGAGGATACGTAAGGCACTGATCGTTTACAAAAAAAGTTCCTACGAGGCGCATGTTTTTGGGGAGAAAGACCCCGTCTATTTGCAACTCCTTCGGGTGGGGAGTGCAGCGACCCGGACCTCCCGCGGTGTTCATCAGGAGCATCGAAGCACCCTTGAGGCCGTTCAGGAGGAGCTGCGTGCCCTAGGCGTATCGTTTGACTTGAGACAACGGTATTACTTGAAGCCGATTCGTGGTTATGACCTGGTCATTACGATTGGTGGTGATGGCACCTTTTTGGAGACGGCCCATTTTCTCGAAGAAGGGGTGATGATGGGGGTCAACTCCGCCCCTTCCGAGTCTGTCGGATTTTTCTGCCGCGCCAATCGTTCCAACTTTCGACGCAAAATCATCTCTATCTTAAAAGATCAACACCCGCTTTTAGTGCTCTCTCGATTGAAATTGAGTATTCCGGGTCAAAAAAAGATACCACTCGTCTTAAATGACATTCTGTTTGCCAATCAGAATCCTGCGAGTACGGCACGATACCTGCTGAGTGCCCGGAGAATTCGGGAGGAGCAGAAATCTTCCGGGGTCTGGATCTCTCCGGCGGCGGGTTCCACCGCAGCGATTCGTTCGGCGGGTGGAAGGTCGTTGCCGATCCGTTCGGCCCGTTTTCAATATAGGGTGAGGGAACCGTA
The Deltaproteobacteria bacterium genome window above contains:
- a CDS encoding NAD(+)/NADH kinase, producing MRIRKALIVYKKSSYEAHVFGEKDPVYLQLLRVGSAATRTSRGVHQEHRSTLEAVQEELRALGVSFDLRQRYYLKPIRGYDLVITIGGDGTFLETAHFLEEGVMMGVNSAPSESVGFFCRANRSNFRRKIISILKDQHPLLVLSRLKLSIPGQKKIPLVLNDILFANQNPASTARYLLSARRIREEQKSSGVWISPAAGSTAAIRSAGGRSLPIRSARFQYRVREPYQPRGKRYRLRGGILSPREKVTIFSMIDDAAVYIDGPHLVYPVKRGWTITIKRSHSPLKMVG